GCGCGGCACAGCATCACCGCGTATTCCTGGCCGGGCCAGTCGTCCGGGTCGTGTTAATGCCGCGTTGCTGGTGATCGTCAGCCGTACAGCCACTGCTCCCAGGCTTTGCGGCCGGTCAAGGCGGTGGCGGGGATGCCCAGTTCGGTCAGCGCGCCGGGGTACACGCGCTCGTAGGCCGTGTTGTAGGCGCTTGCGAGGGCGGCGTCGCCGACCAGCCAGGGCGCGGGGGCGTGGTCGAGGTCGAGCACGGCGAAGTCGCCTTCGTAGCTGATGCGGCCCTGGAGGAGGCCGCGCTCGAGCAGGGTGCGCCAGCCGTCCCCGACGCGCTCGACCTCGGGCATGCCCTTGGCGGTGTCGATGACGGAAGCGACGTCGAACCGGCGGGGCGGGATGCGGGCATAGAGCTTCGCGATCATCCAGGGCAGGCCCAAGATCCGAAACAGGCGTGTGCGATGGGCGCCGCCACTAGAGACGTTGTAGAGCGGTCCGGCCGGCCCGTTGATGACACCGAGGGTTACTGCGGACACCTCAGCAAGGTGGTGGCGCAGGAACGCGGTGAGCTGCTCGGGCTCGGTGGTGAGCAGTTCGCGGGCGGCGCGGGGTATCCAACTGGGGCCGCGAGACTCCTCGGACCGGTCGAAGTCGCCCCAGACCTCATCGACGGCCTGCACGATGGCGTCGGTACGCACCCAGGCGACACTCTCGCTGGCTGCCCATTCGTGCTCTTGCTGGCGGTTGTAGAGGCTGAAATGCGGCGACTGCGGTGCATGGGCCTGGAGCTGAGTGGTGGCCGCGGATGGCGTCCCGCGACGTGGTGTAGGGGATCAAGACACCGGAACCCGCAGGCCAGGGACATGGCTCAGCCCGTTCCCGTGTCCAACTCACCTCATCAGCACGCTTCTTGGGCTGCCGCCTCCGCATAGATCGCTATGAGCCTCGAACCGGAAGGCGTAGCGCTTGATCCCCTACACCACGTCGCGGGACACGACCGTTGCAGTGTGGCAGCCGGTCTGACACGGGAGCGCGAAGACGAGCCAAGCCTGCCCATCCTCCGAAAATCCGCTGGGGCAGCCGAGGTTGGCTCTCTAGCCTCGTCTCATGACGTGGAACGAGGACAGCGGCACGGTCAGCCGGGCGTTCGATGACTGGAAGCAGAACGACCGGGAGAACCGCGCCTTCCTGCGGCTGTCCACCCAGTGGTCGGACAAGGCCTACCAGCAGACCTGGAACGAGGCTGAGGAGTCCTTTGCCGCACGCTTCGACCCGTACCGGCACTACGGGGACGAGCACCTCTACATCTTCGAGGACGCAGTCGACGGACTCTGGCCTCACTCCTACGCCTGGATCACTGAAGCAACGGCCATGAAGAATGCCGTCACAGCGTTCGAGGTGTACCTGGAGAAGGCGCTGCAGGAAGCCCTCGGGCCGTCCTTCACCAAGGACGGCAAGGAGCACACCATCAAACTGGCCGCCCCGCCGAGGTTCGAGTCACCGGGCTGGAAGACCTTGGTCACCGCACACAAGGTGCTCGGGACCGACGTCGAGACCGACGAGGTGACGTGGGCCCGGGAACTGCGACACCTGTTGACGCACCAGAACGGCGAACTGCGCACCGAGGTTGCACTGGAACGGTTCCGGGACCTGGATGCCGAGCGCGACCAGGACGAGATCAGCCGGGCGCGCATTGGAGGCAAGGTTCCCCTCGGTATTCCGCGCGTACTGAAGATCCTCGACTCTCTCGCCACGGTGATTCGGATAGCCGATGAGCCGGCATGGGCCATGTGCTGGTCCCACCCCGGCCGTGAACGCTGGCCGGAGGTCATGTCGAAGCTGTACCGACAGAAGTGCATCCTCATCGAACCAGTCTGAGAGGGCATTATCGCGCCTCGTGACATCAGCGGCTGGGACGCCCAGTGCTGTTCCCGCTGGCCCCGGGGCGCGTGCGAAGGGGCGTCGATCTACGCTGAAGGCCAGTAGGAGGTCCCGGTGCCGCCCTTCACTTTGCCTGCCCCGCTCGCGCTGACCCGCGCAGCACGGCCGTCCCCGAGTCGTCGGGCTGGGCGAGCCGAAATTATGGACAGAGTTTCAGGCTGTCCGGTGTCCGAGATCAAAGCCCCGTTTTCGGGACGGCTTAGCGTGCACACGCAAAGTTCCTCGTTCACCGGGCAGCTCCTGTCCTGATCAATGGCGGCACAGAGCATCGGGTCATCACGGGCTCGAGGAAGAGACCGATGCCTGGGGCGTGGTCGAGGCCGGACCCGCAGGGTCAGCCGCCGTTGGGTCACCGGGGAACGCCAGTGCTGCGACAAGCAGCGCGCCGACGGCTGCCCCAACCCCGATTGCCTGCCCCAGGTCGCCCCGCTGCTGCGGTACTCCGGCTGAGGTCCTCTGCTGGCTCCACCTGTAGACGGCGATGCCGACGACCCCGGCGATCACGAGGATCGCCAAGGCGCTTGTGCTGACCTGTACCGTCATTGTTAGGCCCTCCCATGGGCTGTCGGCCTGCCCGTCGGACCCCGCCAAGAGACGAACGGGCAGGCCATCTCACTTGCGGAAACACACGAGGCACGGCTCCTCGCTCCATGGATTCGAGATCCCGTCGGGGGAGTTGCGCGGCCGGTGGCGGCGCCACAGAGCGCCTTTTTGATGCCTGCTTCGAAGCATAAGGAGCAATGGGTGCGCATCCGGTGGCTCACATATGCACAGGGGGGCGCACGGCCGTTTCTGTCGCGTCAGCAATAGAAAGTTGCTGGTCATGCGGTACGGGCGGCGCGAAGACCATCGTCTCCCTGCGTACGCAGGCGATTGCCTTGGTTTGAGCGGCCCTCAGTTCGGCCTACCGGGCAAGACTCGACACGGAAGGCCCGGCAGCCATCCTTTCGCGGCGCTCTCTGTCGGCACTGAATTGCACATCACAGTTCTTCACGTCGATCTCGACGGCGACCCTAACCTTCCCCGCGGCCTCGGACGGCGGGGCGGTGGTCGATCGTGCGGCGCGAGGGGGCACGCACGCGATCGGATCATGGACCCCGTACGCGTCGCTCTCTCGCAGGTGGCGCCCGCCCTGCCCACGGGGCCGGGATGGTGCTGGACGATAGCCCGTGGACAACTCAACACGCTGAACTTGACAGAGAAGGGCAAGCGGACCAACGCACCGTACGCTGCTGGCCTTGCCTCGGGCTGGGTGAAGTGGCGGGAGCGCCACACCGCCGAGGCCGTGGTCATCGGGGTGACCGGAGCGACGCCAGCGGCGCAGGCCCTCGTGCTGGGCCGGCCAGCAGGCGGCCGTATGCGGGCGGTTGGCGTGAGCCTGCCGCTGTCTCAGCCGGTGCGTCTGGCCGTGGCGCCGCTCCTGCACGCTGCCGGGGAGGAGATGCGTGAGCTGCCCGGCACCGTGGGCGGCTTGCCCGGCGCGGATCCGGTGCACTTCTGGCCGGTCAAGCCGGAGGTGGTGGTGGAGATCGAGGTTGATCAGCCGCGGTTGGAGTTCGGCCGCTAGCACCGCCCGCGTGTCCGGCGGGTCCGATCCGACCTGAAGCCGGAGAACCTGCATCCGATTGAGGGGTAGAGCGCCGTCAACAAGCCCCTGGTGACGCTAGACCAGAAGCCGCCGGAGCGTCGGGCTGACCGAGTGTAGCTGGCTCGAACTGCCCAAATAGCGGCGATAAGACAGCAGTCCTTGATCCTGAAGATCGTTAAGAAACTGCTCCACCACCAGGGGCGGCGTTTCTGTGCGTGCTGCGAGATCGTCGATGACCGTGCTACCCGTCGGCTGGTCGTTGACAAGCTCGGCGATGACTGCTCGGCGGTGCTCCTCGACTTTTGGCAGTACGGTGGCGATCCCGGCGCGGTAGCCCTTTCGGGTCAGGTGGTAATCATGGGCGCCACTGGTCCGAAGTGCCACGTCAACGTAGTTCTGCTCGCCGAGCATGTGAAGGCTCTCCTCCACACGCTCGTCGCTGAGACCGGCATCCTTGGCCCGAGACTTCACCGCATCCCAGTTGAGCAGCATCATCTCGTTGGTCCTGAGCGCTTCCCGGATGGTTTCAGTGAGCAAGACCGTGTCCGCTGCGTCCAGGCCTGGGGCGACAGCCGCGACCCGGGCATATGCGGGCAAGGGGCCGACAGCCGGCCGCGGGTCGTAGCCGTGCAGAGTGTCCGCGATCTGCTGCGCGGTGTGCACGACGCCTTCCGGGGTGCGGTCAGCAGTGATCCACACGATGTGTTTCAGGGGAGCGGGCATCGGTACATCGTCGAGCCGGACTGGAATCAGGAGTGATTCCCCGTTGACTCGGGCCACTGCTGCCGCGTCGAGTTCCTCGCGCACCCAGGGCTTGTTCACCGAATACTGCGAGACGACCGCCACTACGGCGTTGGTCATCGCGATGCCCTCATCGAACAGGCGTCGTACAAGGCTGTCCCCGGGACGGATTTCCCACTTGTCGAGCCATGCTGCCACCCCGCGACTGCGGAGTTCGTGAGCGAGGGGCTCGACAAAGTCGGGCTTGTCCTCCGTGGCGTGGGAGAGGAATGCCCCGGGCGGCTCCGCATCGACAGGCTCCATGTGTCCAGGATGCGCCTTGCAGTCGTATGCGCGTGGAGGATCGCAGAGGCAGTGCGACCATTGGGTACCACGGCGAGAAGTAGCGGACGGATACGGCGAATCTCAAGTGGCTCCCTGATAGGTATTCGCGAAGGTACCCATGGGTGCATACTCGGGGTATGGCTGACACCACCGTGAAGGTCGACTCCGAGACCAGGGACCGGTTCGCTGCGGTCGCCGCAGCCCGCGGGCAGAGCGTGCGCGCCTACCTGGCTGAGTTGGCCATAGAGGAAGAAAACCAGATCAAGCTGAGCAAGGCGACGGCCGTGTTCCGCGAAATCATCGCCCGACCTGGCCTGGCCGAGGCGTTCGACGAGGCCTTCCCCGACGACGCCCCAACACGGCGAAACACCGCGGGGCGGGCGGCCTGACCCTTGGAACTGCATATCGACATTCGGTGGCTCCTCGACCGACAGGAGGAACTGCTCGGCAAGGAACTCGGGGTCCGGGACTACTCGGGCCTGGTGGCCGCTGTCGCTCGGCACCGGGTGAACACACCACAGCTGGACATGGGCGAGCCCGACGCCTACTGGCGGGCCGCCGCCCTGCTTGAGCAACTGGTCCTACTGCGCCCGCTGCCGGCCCGCAACGCGTACTACGCCTACGGCGTGGCGGTGGCGTACATCCGGGC
This is a stretch of genomic DNA from Streptomyces sp. V4I8. It encodes these proteins:
- a CDS encoding toxin Doc, coding for MELHIDIRWLLDRQEELLGKELGVRDYSGLVAAVARHRVNTPQLDMGEPDAYWRAAALLEQLVLLRPLPARNAYYAYGVAVAYIRASGEEIDDSFELWRDLITDIRALRLTVYDIADRLRSWHTIG
- a CDS encoding antitoxin MazE7; this encodes MADTTVKVDSETRDRFAAVAAARGQSVRAYLAELAIEEENQIKLSKATAVFREIIARPGLAEAFDEAFPDDAPTRRNTAGRAA
- a CDS encoding toll/interleukin-1 receptor domain-containing protein, which encodes MEPVDAEPPGAFLSHATEDKPDFVEPLAHELRSRGVAAWLDKWEIRPGDSLVRRLFDEGIAMTNAVVAVVSQYSVNKPWVREELDAAAVARVNGESLLIPVRLDDVPMPAPLKHIVWITADRTPEGVVHTAQQIADTLHGYDPRPAVGPLPAYARVAAVAPGLDAADTVLLTETIREALRTNEMMLLNWDAVKSRAKDAGLSDERVEESLHMLGEQNYVDVALRTSGAHDYHLTRKGYRAGIATVLPKVEEHRRAVIAELVNDQPTGSTVIDDLAARTETPPLVVEQFLNDLQDQGLLSYRRYLGSSSQLHSVSPTLRRLLV